The nucleotide sequence aaagggGCACTTACAGCATTCTCCTCCTGTGCTTCTTCTTTAAGTTCTTGGTTGCCTCCATTGCGGTCAATAGGCACTGACCAGACCCCGGCAGCGATGGAGAGAAGCAGCAGCCAGCCAGGTTTCAAGTTCATCctcctttaaatcaaataataacaacagcTGTGTGAGTGATAAAAACTGGACAAGATGAATCTCTGGTAGGGCGTCAGTTCGCCTGCATGACAGAGgatgagattttctttttgtgtgtcagtgttttcttcACTCACTAccagggttaagggcagaggatgtagTAGCTTGTACAGACTTAAACCCTAAAAGGCAacaattgtgatttgtgaatataggctttacaaataataatgatgtgatAAAGCATTTACTGAAACATATTGTATGcaggtaagaaaaaaatcatccattgtctatactgcttatcctagGGTCATGGAAGGTCACGCTCATATTCACACAAACGGTCAATTTAGAGTTTCTGATCATTCTAATGACAAACTACAGGTGTTTGGACTTAGGGAGGAAGAcggaaaatacacacaaacacaaggagaaaataaagactctACACAGAAAGGCCACGGCCAAACAGGGATTTGAACTGGAAACCTTCCTGCTTTGATGCAGTGCAAACCACTGAACTGTGCCGCCCCAAAGATTTCTTTCAGAAAGATTACAAATGTTCACATATAAACTatgaaataatacaatttatCTAAAGTCGtattctgatgttttttcattgagTATTAATCTGTTGTATcagttattttaatgttgtatttagatttattctaattatgtatatttttatattgccttatgttttttctttgtcttgtcttACTGACTTTCCTCAGGTAAAGCACATTGCCTTGTTAAGAGGCTCAAATAAACTTGAGTGAGTAAATCATCACTGTCAATATTTCActacattatttaaataaactgaacttCATACATTATTTACTCAATATTTTTCTACAGTCACAGGTTCAAGGAATACAATAGAACCCGGATATACACATGAGCACCAAACAAAACCCTGGTCATACCCTGAATAAATCTAAATGTCAACATAGCCTGTGACAACAGCCAGAAAGATTGAACCAGTCACATGTAGTGTAAATGGTCGGTGTGCACATTATATGCCGAATTTAGCAGGAGACTTTAAAGATGTATAAAAGGTCAAAAGCTAAACATTTTCTGATAGTTTGTTTATACAACAATTGGATATATTTATAATCATACATTCCCTAAATGGAATTTCGTGTCCCGATCGGTTTGGAGAAGGAAAATCCCTCTTCACCGAGTGAAATCAGAGGCTACACTTCGTATAGGACACCGGAAGTGTCACATAACCGACTGTAAAACAGAATATTATTTTAATGGCGATGTTCGTGTCAGTAGCTAGTTAGCCAACTAGCTTAAAAGAGGAAACACGGATGCTGATGAGGGGATAGACAGAAACGGATATTTCTGTTGCTGTAAGCACACGTGCCATTAAACACATGATGTATGTGAGCTGACGTTTGATTTAACACACTATTCTTTCTTTAAACGTAATTTTAAAGATGCTATAAGAGCTAATTCTTCATCATCGCAGCGGTTAGCTACAGAACATATCAGGCAGAGCGCTTCCTGTGTTCTCCTCTTATATCTCACGATTTCCTGCGCATTTTAAATTCAGACTCATCTGACATCCAACGAGTCATCTCAATGTATTCTAACAGAGAAACGTAATAAAAGCTCGTCTCTTACCGCAGgtgtttttcttaaatttcaCCTCGAATGATCAAATCGCGATCTTTACTTGTGTCGAAGAAAATTGACGTCATGAAGCAGGAGCGCCATGCTGCCTTCAGGAACGGTTAGAAATACTTATTCTTATGACTAGTGAAATATAAGTAATGCCAATAGATTATGGGATTTGCCAAATTCTTATTTGTTTATGTACCGAgtaggttttattttttgtatgttCATCGTATCAAATATTCTCAAAACAACGATGTAAAAGATTTGCTTTTGTGAAGTCAGCGCTAAAACTACTAAATTACACTCCTACAAATAATACTGCACCTAAACGCATCATCCCAGTGGTAAATAATACATCGACACAAGTTCtgtacaaatgtttttaattgttcGAAAAATAGATTTGTTGTATATTTAATTcaatacataaacacaaagtcAGGGCATGGTGAAAtaaattaacataaacacagtcAACAATTGCACgtgataataaattaaatatataaatattaatgtatCAAAATGACATCTAATCCTACAATAAAATTAATagaaatagataataataaaatatggcacATGGAAAAATACATACTTGTAAAAAATgttcacaaataaataaagttaaaacaaattaaataaattaacagTGACGcaataataatcaatcatttcaaaatgtatatatatagaaacCATGTCTGAGCATTTTGGGGTCATTTTCGATTTATATCAGTTTGACTGATGAACTTGAATCGTTTCGATTGATTTACACTTGCTACGCATCAGCTGATTCAGTGTTTAGAAATCAATCTCTCTCATGTCAGTGGGGGTCCCAGCCCGCTCATcttcttccacctcctcttctttctccgtGGGGCCCTGCTGAAGCCCACTCCTCAGCCGCTGGTGGAGGCCGTACTCTATCATCTCACTGTAGCACTGCAGCACTGCCTGTGAAGCAAGACAGAGAAAGGGAGTGGATTTAGTCAGAGATGCAAGACTCTTCATGCATTAGACGTGACAAGTTTTCTTAGTGTAGTTTCTTAAAACACATTGTTCTTGCAAATCCTATTCACTGAcaaaatagaataataataaaacctcatttaaatcaaattcaaatgaaatgaaaaggtcTTTACTCACCAGCTCAGTCTGGCACAGCTCTGCCAGCTCTTCACTCATGAGAGCCAGCTGAGAGGGCCCCTGGTTTCCCAGGCCTCGCAGTGCACAGTTGAGAGATGCTGCAGCAACAAGTGATGGAGGTGCTCCCAGGAACCGggagtcacagacacacatggcAGCGAGTGTGTCACTGTGCCGCCGCAGGGTGGACAAACGTTCCTCCACAGACTCACCGCCGTCCCCTTCGCCTCTCTGTTCCACTGATGCCAGAAAATGTGGAAGGAAGTCCTGAGgggtcactgctgctgtgtccCACCGCAGAGTGGCGAGGATGACTCGCTCCATTTCCTGATGGAGGGAACAGGTGGTTTTAAGAGGCTGCATTTAAGTTCAGTGATGGAAACCTCTGACTTAAACTAGTCTGCATCTGCACAACCCTCAGAGCTGCATCATTAATTCACTTTAGCTTCACTATCAGATGGCGATTTCTGCAGATGTGAAGatttgctgctgctcctcatcatATATCACAGTGAACTGAACTCTTATGACTccttttctgaaaaacaagacGCCACCTCGAAGTTTTCCTAACTTTTCATAGACCAGATCAACTAATCTGGAAGAAAATCAAAAGATGAACTACCCTCATTATGATATTCATATGCTTCATTTGGACTGTAACTGATGATGGGCATCTATGTTTGCTTTCCTCGGGTAACAGTGTCAATTATAGAGTAGATCAGATCAAtaagaaatacaaaatgtaattttattgtTTCAAAATTAAAGTTTTAGACAGgttgacatctagtggtgggtTACTGATATTTTTAATTCATGagatacttttttatttgtttgtttctctacaATTCCACTTATATTTTGCCACAATATACTATAATATAACTACTTTAATGTTTTCTCATAAAGCTTTAGTACCATAAAAGGTATAAAAGATATTATGAGTTTAAAATCACAGTTTAACAGAATTTACACTGCAGCGTGATTTAAGTTAGCGATGGTGTTAGGGGCACAAGTGGAAATTAACCAGCGTTGTCACCTTGACTGGAGTCTTTAACTCCAGCCTCAATGACCAAGTGATGGACTCACCCGCAGGGTGGAAGGCTGGAAGCTGTactcagctgcagcacagagagtgTCTGCGGTGAAGTTGTCACACTCTGTGAGTTTGGATGCGATGAGGATGCAGCCAGCAGCCAGGCAGTATGGTGAGACAGGCACAGACAGAGTGGCAGACAGGTAGCGGTccatcagagagacagacagaggaaacactgtCTCATCACAACCACTCTCACAGCACACCTgtagagaaaagacagaggacaCCAGTGTCACAGCTGCTGCGATGACACAACTTATCCAGGATCATGAGGCTGAAGGAAAGGTTTCATACCTCCAGGGCCCACTTGGCCAGCTCCTCCCTGCGCTCTGGATCCCTCTGGATGAGGGCGATGTAGAGCATGGAGGGCATGTACCTCTCCTCCACGTGAAGCAGCCTCAGGATCACACGGTGCCCCGAGACAGTGGGGTCCCAGGCGGCACGCAGCTGGGACGAGCCTCTGATGGGGACCTGGCCCTGCTCCTGACTCTGGTCATCCTCGACCTCTTCgcaccacagagacacagacatgcCTCTGTCCATCTGCACAGCCTGATGGGTAAAATATGAGCCTGTTTATGTCCAACTGGGAAGGAAAAACAGCAGATACTGTCCTTCTGCCACCTGAGCTGCTGTGCAGGTAAAGGGTTGTGTGGAAATCCCTGCAGATCCTTTTATCCCCTTCTTGAAACCTGGACTCGTCCTGTGGTGCTGTGCAGAATATCAGCCTCCAGCTGAGTCCTCTGAGTTTTATACCCAgcagggaaagagagggagagggagtggCAGAAagtcagaggcagagaggggtGGGGACCCTCATGAGTGACATAAAATAATAAGAGGACAACAATACAGTCTGCGCAACAATCGTTCCAacaggtggggagggggggaaggaggagagcgaggggagagagggaggcaggggaggaggagagaggagcagacaaGAGAGGGAGTGGCCCGCAGGGGACAGAGCAACAGCTTGTCTTCgacagtgaaagagagaagggaggaaaagaaaaggctgCGAGgggtgagaggcagagagagacagagagaggggagagaaaaggtCACCTCCACACTCTGACAATGGGAATGGATGACAAAAGGATGAGGGTGTTTGTTTACAACGTGCAGAGGGCAAGAAATACGTCGAACACATGGATGGATGTTAAATCATAGCTGCTGGGATAGATACAAGGAATATTATCATATTCCAACACTGGATCCCAGGTTAAAGTTCAAAAGttatatgatgaaataaaatatagatgttcttgcaaatataaataatacaactgtttttttttgttcttgtggGAACCTGCTTCAGGCtagacaaacaaaatcaaactgtGAATCTGTGAAGGGCAATGGAGCTGAAATTCTGAGTAAATTGTTTTTCAAGAGCGAATGGTCCACATGTGCTGGTTTCAGCATCACAAAtgtgaacctttttttttcttgccttttACAATTGTATAAATTATCTTTGCCttcttgattattttttttgataaatatttaaagacaGAACTTGAGGCTCTTTTCATTAGCCGAAATGACTTTATAACAACAAGTGCTGGatgcaaataaatgcaatgaatGAACCAAATGGGAACTTACTACCAtatgtgtgtcatgtttttttatttttcaaagcaGGTTGATCACATCCACTTCAAATTTGCTCAGGAAGTCTTTACGACTTTGATGATGGCTCATTGTGCAAATTGTCTGTGATGGCAAGTTTTAATTTATGCAGAAATTATCCAATCGTGTGAggtacatgtttatttgcaaaTAGAGCACAGAAATGAGTTCCCATCACAGGAAACAAGGAGGTTTTTTCAAGGGATTTCGAGCCTGAAACTACTCATTGTCTGAAGTCTTGTTTCAAAGACCTACAatgagtaaaataaatgttaatctGTCATCAGGTCATGGCGTCTTCAGGAGTTGCTCATAGGCAACTGGACTTTTTTTGGTATAGGAACTGAAGATGCCTCTTGGATGAGAAACACAAACGACTCCTGTTTTTGTTGAACAACTCCTGAAAGGTACTTGTTGTATTAAACTTCTCCAAGCCTCATCCCTCTCTTTACTCTCTGGATTCTCATTGTCAAAGCAACCTGTGTCCCGTCGGCCTCCCCTCCCTGCGCCTGTGGCAATCTGCTGCTCATGTTTAAAGAGCAGTGAAGCCACTGGGGAGGGCTGGGCCGGCGAGGTATGTGCAACAGACAGTGGAGCCGGGGCAGGTCAATGAGCCGTATTGTCTCCCTTTACAAATCAGTGTCAGACAACAGCCCCCTGGCCTTCTGCCTGCTGCTcgctcctcacacacacacacttcacacattCATGGGGTAGACACACTTTTCACACGCTCCCCGGGGACTCCTCTAATGGTCACAGTGGGGTCGCACTCAGCAGTGGAGAATACAGATTGTATTTGACGCAGTCATTACAGGTGGCTGTTGGCACATTAGAGGTTTCAATGGCAGCTCACATTTCAAATGGGAGATAAATGGACGACCACACTGACACCATGATTTCAGCTCAGCATCAATAATTCACGCTCCATTCAACGTGGAGCAGACGACCAGTTCCACAAACTTCACGACTACATGTGCAACACAAAGAGTTATTtaaacttgatgaaaaaaatcaattaactTCAAATAAGCATCATTTTATTGGACAAAATCTTTCATATTTCATCACATATCCAGTGATGGAGGAAGTTCTCAGATCCTAAAAATTGAAAATATTGTCATACtattaaatattatcattatgtaTTTAGTTGAAGTGGAGCATCATGTTTTATaatcttgtttaaaaaaagattctgtAAATTAACTGGTACTAAAAAAATATAAGTATGATATTTCCCTTCAAACCATAAAGGACTAAATCTTCttaaatgtcacaaaatatTACGGTACAGGTATCAGAACTCAGTACAGTATTTCACTAAATGTACTACTAATAATTATAGTTGGTGGTGCTATACAGTAGTACAGATATAATGGGATATGTGTTGTGGTAGACAGTAACATAAGTTTCATTTTCAAGTAGAAGAAATCCTCCTTCCACAGTGAACAACTGCTGGGTCTTCACTACAGCAGCATGTACACTGACACATGGTCTGAGTCATAGAGCTGCATTCTAACAAACCACAGTTGGGTTTGATATTATACATCTTAAACAAAAACTCTGTTCGACCACAACAAGTGTCACCAACAAGTGATGAGCTGATAACATTTCATGTCGTCGTTCGCTTGTTTGAAACTCTGGGAGATATTTGCCCTGTGCTCAGATATCAATGTTACTGTGACCAAAATGAAAAGAGCAGCTCAAAACTGAATAATCCATACACTGAATTCAACCCATTATAAGAGGGTTATGAATttaatgattaaaaagaaataataataataataataataataataataataataataataataataataatattaataataatatatatttttatctaAAGAGCACTTTGCAAAACCGAAGTTTTAAAGTACTTCACACTACCTTTAGTTCACctacatttttactttaactTTCTCTCTATCTAATCTACCTCctttatttcattctatttttCGTTATTATAAGTACTATAATACTACTTTTAAATTCATTAtactttcattcattatttcattttttacagcATTATGAACACCTTGTATTACAACTTTTGCATGAAAGGTGCTATTAAAAACAAGTCTGATACCAGGAATAAAAGATATAAGgaataaagaggagaaaaatgtaAAGAGATAATTAACTCAAGTAAAATCAGGATCAACTCTGATTTAAAATAGaattaagtaaataaaaaagagcaTGATTAGAACTGACTGATTCATACTGAAAGCAGTGGGATTATCATTCAAATACACAGTGGAATAAGAGTATAAAGTCAAGTCAGAGAGTAGACTGTGCAGCCACATCATCTACCACAGATAACAGCTTTCCTAAGACACGCAGCATAATGACAACATGAACAGACCATAATCCTCCAACACTTGGTCGATTGTGGCATTAGAGAGAAAATGGGGTTTAAAGCTGTCGACAAGGCCTTCGCCTATAAAACAGGCTTTGAGAGGGGCTGAAAGCAGATTGAGTTTGAATGAAGGCCTGAGTTAAGTTTGGCTCTGTCAGTCAAGTGAGgtcaggagggaggaggaggaggaggaggaggaggatgggacAGGGAGTGACAGATCGTGGGCCTGTTTAAGCACCCTCCTAAATTCATACACCGCAGCTGTATTCAAAGAACACAGATCGAGGGGGACAGAGACAGCAAGTGGCCAAAAGAGGAGTGCAGCGGGTCCTGAGAAGGAGGTGTGTCGCCCCCGCCCCTCATTTTCCAGCTCATTTCCCGGGACAGTGGAGAACAGAGGTCCTATTTTCCTCCCCTCCATTCACCTCGCACAGACACCTGCTGgccagtggggagggggagaggggagagggcaAAGTTTAACCAGTTCACAAGTTAAAGACGCGACATTAACTCATGGATGTCACTGTTACAGCTGGAAAACATATCATTTATCAGTTTGATCCCAAACGTCTTGaccataattcattttttttcttcagaatcTGAAATAATTTATTCATCCACAGGGggaagttttgttttattaacagTTGCTCCAGTCAAGAATAGAAATTCATTTAATACCTACAactaataaatattaataaagtaaTGAAGAAAAATAGAAGTAACAAACCACAGTTGTTAGAAAAATCCACTTATTCACACTTTGCCTTTTAATCATATATAATTCTCAACTGTGTCTTAATGACTTAGTTCAAACAAATCAGATCAAATCCACTATTTCACTGACAGTACTGTAtaacaataatgtaaaaatactgCAAATGTTCAGTAAAAGTCTTGCTTTCAAAGGTTTACTTGAGTAGTGTTTTAACTACTTTATATTCGGTTCGGTAGATTGGATCTTGGGGTTGCTAATCATGATAGATCTGAGGACTCatgacattattattttaaagaaagaggaaagaataGAATATTCAGTTCTGCATCTCAAATTTGTATT is from Paralichthys olivaceus isolate ysfri-2021 chromosome 5, ASM2471397v2, whole genome shotgun sequence and encodes:
- the ccndx gene encoding cyclin Dx, whose product is MDRGMSVSLWCEEVEDDQSQEQGQVPIRGSSQLRAAWDPTVSGHRVILRLLHVEERYMPSMLYIALIQRDPERREELAKWALEVCCESGCDETVFPLSVSLMDRYLSATLSVPVSPYCLAAGCILIASKLTECDNFTADTLCAAAEYSFQPSTLREMERVILATLRWDTAAVTPQDFLPHFLASVEQRGEGDGGESVEERLSTLRRHSDTLAAMCVCDSRFLGAPPSLVAAASLNCALRGLGNQGPSQLALMSEELAELCQTELAVLQCYSEMIEYGLHQRLRSGLQQGPTEKEEEVEEDERAGTPTDMREIDF